The region TCCATGTACTGGGAAGCTGTATATGGCTGCTTGGCCCTTTAAAAGAAAAGCAAATTAATCCCTTTATGACCCTGAAGCTACGAACCTGCAATGTCTTGAAGGTTTCCATCTATGTGTCTGCAAGTGCATTAGGCATGGCAATGCACTTCGAGTTTCTTAACCCCATGCTGTAATCCCTGCCACATACTAGAGCCAGAGACCAGTCAAACAGAAGAGTGGCGCTAGGCAGGGAAAACAGCGGGAGGCTGACGAGATGTAAGTGCATCCTCATGCTACCAtgcacatttataaaaaaaaacttaaaaatgtGATTTCTGATGAAGGAGCATCACTTTGGGATCTTAAAGAGATCAACTTGCTTATCTTTTAAAGGGTTACACAGACATTGTTTTTGGTTGTtgtttacaggttccctttaagggcacactGACATTGATGGCTTTTCTATTGGAAGCCACCTTTAGCAGCTACTAAGAGGCAAATTGTATGATATGATCGCCAATTCATCTGTGCTCTCTAATACCATCCTGTGGCTAGGTtctgggttgttgttttttttatttgtttttccccCCACTTACATCGTCATCTTCTGCTGCTCTTTTACCAGTGGCTCCATCTGCTTCATCATCTTCATCACCCTCATCATCATCTCCTAGGAAAAGAAATCATATTTTAATAGAAAACTAAAGTTAATTCTGGGACAACGCTAAGCCAAACTACTGAATCCTATCCCCTAAACAGAACAGTTAGGTGAAATGCATAAAGTTACCCATTACTACATTCCACTGTCTGCCCTGACCCAGCGCCCCTGCCAATGTACTGCCCTATTCACATGGCACGTGGAACCTGGGACACTTGACTGCATTCTGGATGCCAAGTTAAAATAACATTGGTAATATAAAACTAGCTAGTTGTTGGAGTCGAATTATAATGGAAGTATCCATCCCTAAAGAAAAGACTTTTCTGGAAAGATTTTTGCAGGGggggggaataaaaaaaaaatatatatataaataaaaatcatgTCAAAATACTAGGCCCATCTTTGCAAGAAAGTGCTTTAAAGCAaagtgtcagcaggattgtgcacagtaacctacaggcagtgtcaggttggcgccattatactgattacaatgatccatcttgtggttgtttaatctttatttgcagtttatgatatgcccgtgctccggggcggggctgtggggtggtaaggggctttatgtggtgctctgcttacatattcatctgtatgggcttatgataGGACTCCGAAACCTTACTGACCTGCCCctgttttacatactgcatatactatTTTGATAAAAAAGCATTTACACtaagcaaaatggcggcggcgcTTGCACAATAGCATGTATCACATTATGCACAtatggaaaagaaaaaaattttcTTCATCAATATGGCGTCGGCGGCGCATACGTAGTAGCATCTATCAcattctgatagatgctactgcgccaccattttgctggaggaaaaaaaaaaataaagtgtggcTACAGCAAAATTACACCAGCCCTTGCACAGTAGCTTCTATCGGAACGCTATAGATGCTACTAAGCATGCACTGTGGCgtcatttttatgattttttatttttttcatttttttaccctACCATATTATATGCATAATGCGATTCATGCTATGGCGTAACACTGCCACCATTTTACTtaatgtaaatgtttttttctaacaccacaatagtatatgcagtatgtaaaatagggggcagatcaCTGAATGATCAGTGACCGGTCATaagcaatacagatgaatatgtaagcagagcaccacataaagacccccccacaggccgccctggagcacgagaatctcattatctgaaaactacatatacagattaaacaacgaccacaagatggatttcatcacccgaGGTACTTTAATCAGTAGAactgtgccaacctgacagtgtctgtagtttactgagcacaatccagctgacaggttcactttaaaggaatCAGTGCCATACATGCGAAAGAAATTTCCCTTCCCTAGCAGTTCCCCAATCTGATGTATCAGGGTTTGTTAGTGCTGGGGTGTAGAGAACAATTCCATCTCACTGCACTTCCCTTTGTTcctaaaagaaaagaaaagaaaaagtttcAATGAAACCGCACCTTCTACTTCATCCTCCTCGTCTTCTTCGTCAACCTCTTCCTCTTCAtccccatcattgtctcccccatcaTCGCCGTTCTCTTCATTCTCCTAAAGTTAAGTGTTACAGTCTTTACACAGTGTTTAGTTCTGCCCCATATACCCCATTATATCACAGCAGGTGGTTTTTAGTGCTcgccagatttaaaaaaaaaaaaaaaataatatgaaaACCCATTTGTGATGTAAAGTGAACGAAAACAAGTCAATCAGGGAAACGGCTGGTAGGTAATGGCAGCACGGATTACACTGCAGAGCCCTCTAGAGGCCTGTGCAAGCACTACAGCATAGAAGTACAGTGAGCACTTACTGCGTTTCCATTTGCTGGCTTCTCCTTTCCATTTTCTGTTTCTTCAACAACTTCCCTATCTTTTGCCTTCAAGTCCTGTACAGAGAGAAGTCTGTGAGAACTCAACTTCTACCAACTCCCAGGTGGAAGATGACAAACACTTGTTCAGCTGTCATTATAGGGCATTTCTTGCTTCAATGTTAGCACCACACGACCCAGCATTGCATGGTGATAATTAGAGGGGCGGCAATATGGCAATATTCCTAAATGGGAGACCCAAGATATCTGCCACCACACAGCCCAATCTAGCCTAACAGATtagtgcctgcacacacacacagccaaatCTGGCCTAACAGATTAGTGcctgcacgcacgcacgcacacagccCAATCTGGCCTAACAGATTAGTGCctgcacacacacgcgcacacacacacacacagcccaatcTGGCCTAACAGATtagtgcctgcacacacacacacagcccaatcTGGCCTAACAGATTAGTGcctgcacgcacgcacgcacgcacgcacacacacacagcccaatcTGGCCTAACAGATTagtgcctgcacacacacagcccagtctGGCCTAACAGATTactgcctgcacacacacagcccaatcTGGCCTAACAGATtagtgcctgcacacacacacacagcccaatcTGGCCTAACAGATTAGTGcctgcacgcacgcacgcacacgcacacacacacacacacacacacacagcccaatcTGGCCTAACAGATtagtgcctgcacacacacacacacacacacacagcccaatcTGGCCTAACAGATtagtgcctgcacacacgcacgcacacgcacacacacgcacacacacacaccccaatctGGCCTAACAGATtagtgcctgcacacacacacacacacacacacacacacacacacagcccaatcTGGCCTAACAGATTAGTGcctgcacgcacgcacacacacacacacacacacacacacacacacacacacacacacacacacacacagcccaatcTGGCCTAACAGATTagtgcctgcacacacacagcccagtctGGCCTAACAGATTactgcctgcacacacacagcccaatcTGGCCTAACAGATtactgcctgcacacacacacacagcccaatcTGGCCTAACAGATtactgcctgcacacacacacagccaaatCTGGCCTAACAGATtactgcctgcacacacacacacacagcccaatcTGGCCTAACAGATTactgcctgcacacacacagcccagtctGGCCTAACAGATTAGtgcctgcatacacacacacacacacagtccaatCTGGCCTAACAGATTAgtgcctgcacacacacatacacacacacacacacacacacacacacacacacacccagcccaaTCTGGCCTAACAGATtagtgcctgcacacacacacacagcccaatcTGGCCTAACAGATTActgtctgcacacacacacagcccaatcTAGCCTAACAGATTActgtctgcacacacacacacagcccaatcTAGCCTAACAGATTactgcctgcacacacacagcccaatcTGGCCTAACAGATTAGTGCCTGCACACACAGCCCAGTCTGGCCTAACAGATTagtgcctgcacacacacagcccagtctGGCCTAACAGATTagtgcctgcacacacacagcccagtctGGCCTAACAGATTACTGCCTGCACACacatggatcaacatgttaggttaggctatgggttgaactagatggacttaaagtcttccttcaactttaataactatgtaacacagCCCAATCTGGCCTAACAGATtactgcctgcacacacacacacagcccaatcTGGCCTAACAGATTAGTgcgcgcacacgcacacacacacacacacacacacacacatctcattgATTGATAGGGGCGAGTGATTTCAAATTGTGAAAATTAACCTGAGAGGCAGTGCTGCTGTAGTAACCCTGAGCCATACATGAGTGACTTTTTGTTGTATCACTAATGATCCAATTAATAgaattcaaaaaagaaggcagccttCCATTTTCTTAGTaaatgtgcaggatttattcagacccacttgtctgggcaacgtttcggctccaaatgagccacaaggcttgagaaaggctcatttggagccgaaacgttgcccagacaagtgggtctgaataaatcctgcatatttactaagaaaatggagtgctgccttcttttttgaattcTATGGATCTGGGataaccagtggacaggttgcctggaggctttgcacccagagataagtagaggacttgtgctgttcctttttgcaTGACTATAATGATCCAATTAGGCAGATCTAGCCTCCTACATGGGGGAGCGGATCACATTCTGCAATGACCAGTCCCCCCACACTGAACTGCCCTTACACGTGCCATATGAGCACACAGCAGCTGATGGGGACCTGCCGGGCTTATCGCTGAATGATAGGGTGGTTTGGGATACAGTAACTGAATGTGTGTATCGAGCATCAGTAACAATGTGGCCGTTCACCTTCTGCAGCCTCTACACGGCACTGCAGGCAGTATGACTAGCAGAGGATCAGCCAGGGAGCTTATTCTGACAGTAGTTTGGATCTGGCTTTTTCTGAGCTCATCATCAAAGTTGAACGTGCAGGAACACAAAGCCCAAAGTAAGACTGAGCAAAATGTGTCCTCCCCCACCAATAGCAGAAGTGATTCTTCTCCCCAGCTGGCAGGGCTCCCGGCCACACACCTACctgcacctgacaggggcccgctccacactgtaaaccccattTCAAATTTAGAGCCCTGGATGCCCCGCCGCTATTGGCCGGCTCTGGGCTCCTGACCCCGCCCCTGTCCTTCTCCTGGGTTCCGGAGCCGCTCATTGGCTGGAGCCTCCTAGACCCGGCCCACATTTCTCGCACAGGCTGACGGGATTTGTAGAGCGCTACCACTGGGCGCGCCTTACTCCCTTAGCAGACACGCCCGGAGAGAACAGGCggagaaactacaactcccaggaggCTGTTCAACGCAAGTTCTGGGGAGTGACGCACGGGCTTCACGCTGGGGGTGAACAATGATGTATAGAATAAACGAGGTAACATGGTAATTGACGAGCCAGTGTCACTGGAAACGATAGCCGCTACCGTGATGTGCAGGGTCACCTCTAGCCACCCGGCACGGGAGGGGTTAAAGAGGCGACCCCATCTAGCACTGTCCCTGTAGGAAGTGACAGCGCAGGTAGCCTCCGTGCCACGAGCGGGGCCAGTAATTAGCCCTCCCCCACCGCTCATTAAAGGCTCTGCGGCTTAATCCGGTTACCATCTGTCCCCCTCCCCGAGTCCCGTAGCTCCAGCGTCTCCCGGGACTGAGCCGGTGGACGTGGTGAACTGTGTACAACACAAACAAGTGGCAGAGCCCTCCCCCTCCATCAGAACTCCGCCGCGCAGCTGGGACCTTATTAACCCCTGCACGGCAACAAAGGCTTTCCGCTGGGGATCGCAGCGATCTCTACCCGGGATACAGACCGGCTATGGCATCCGCAGTATGGACGGAGTGCCCGCACACAAGCCGCCCGGCGAGAAGAGGGCACTGCCAGCTGTAGACGCCTCTGCCAGCAGTGACGAGATCGCCCATCACTGGCCAGACAGGGCTATAGATAGCAGCCTCTGCCTCCGGGGCGACACCGGGGCCAGTACCGGGCATATGTGCAGGCGGACAGCGACCGAGCACACCATACAGCGCATGTGTACAGGCAGCTACTGACCGATCACACCATATACACGGGGCTGGTGACCGATCATCCCATACAgggcatatatacaggcagctactGACCGATCA is a window of Ranitomeya variabilis isolate aRanVar5 chromosome 2, aRanVar5.hap1, whole genome shotgun sequence DNA encoding:
- the PTMA gene encoding prothymosin alpha; this translates as MSDTASVEKDASVEKPTKDLKAKDREVVEETENGKEKPANGNAENEENGDDGGDNDGDEEEEVDEEDEEDEVEGDDDEGDEDDEADGATGKRAAEDDDDEDDVETKKQKKDEDD